A window from Physeter macrocephalus isolate SW-GA chromosome 11, ASM283717v5, whole genome shotgun sequence encodes these proteins:
- the LOC129392557 gene encoding uncharacterized protein: MLEPPPPPLAPPPLPRPHARPALSPHPTLPPRCDPDGSLTSHSRRSEQLILSCGRASAKRAALPPPAAGARERGWRRLLPRRGLRAGRTRAAGIETAGGGSAFPPQVLPARGPGSLWAEAGLHPLSGVLCEVGGARNDQSGRGAADSPSSPGGRPSIASASVLPALFFPVRKMQPEVGKRWREDCGQRLRLFSLSSPHPWAARALSRGKEPGVRTGHSGIPSRTPRMCPSYSTVGTFTLEDGVA; encoded by the exons ATGCTGgaaccgccgccgccgccgctcgcgCCGCCGCCCCTCCCTCGGCCTCACGCGCGGCCGGCGCTCTCCCCCCACCCGACCCTCCCCCCGCGCTGCGATCCGGATGGTTCTTTAACCAGCCATAGCAGACGGAGCGAG CAGCTGATCCTCAGCTGCGGCCGCGCTTCCGCGAAGCGCGCGGCCCTTCCGCCGCCGGCGGCGGGGGCCAGGGAACGCGGGTGGCGGCGGCTCCTCCCCCGCCGTGGGCTGAGGGCCGGAAGAACTCGGGCGGCTGGCATCGAGACGGCGGGCGGCGGCTCGGCTTTCCCGCCGCAGGTTCTCCCCGCGCGAGGACCGGGGTCGCTCTGGGCGGAGGCCGGGCTGCACCCCCTGAGCGGTGTACTCTGTGAAGTTGGAGGCGCGCGCAACGATCAAAGTGGCCGCGGGGCTGCGGACTCGCCTTCCTCCCCCGGAGGCCGGCCGTCCATCGCCTCGGCGAGTGTGCTCCCGGCTCTTTTTTTTCCGGTCCGGAAAATGCAGCCCGAGGTGGGAAAGAGGTGGAGGGAGGACTGCGGGCAGAGGCTCCGGTTGTTTTCCCTCAGTTCGCCTCATCCTTGGGCCGCCCGAGCCCTGTCCAGGGGAAAGGAACCAGGAGTTAGGACTGGACACTCGGG TATACCATCACGCACACCCAGGATGTGCCCATCCTACTCCACTGTGGGGACCTTTACATTAGAGGATGGTGTAGCTTGA